In Microcoleus sp. FACHB-672, the genomic stretch TTTACAGTCTTAATCGCAACCACTCCTAAATTTAGAATAACTTTGCGAATAAAAGTTATCAAAACTTTTAAGTTGGGGATTTGATTTGCCTCAAAGATTACGTGCAAGCAATTCTCTTCTCTCGTCGCTGTTGCAGTCATCCCTCTAGGTTTCAGCCAACGGTTCATCAAGGTTGCAAGCGCTTGGGCATTTTCTTGTTTGGCAATTTCTAGGGTGTCGGGCGTTGATTTCGTCATAATAGAAATAAATAATTGACAAGGAAAACCTTAAGTAATTTTACTCTTTAATTTAAGTAAAAGTTACTGTATAATTGCTATTTTTTTGATAGCATATCGTCCTTTCTTCTCTATTATTCGTTATTTGTCAAGGGTGTAAATGAGAAAACGCAAATAACGAATAATAACCAGGACATCGCATAAAGTCAGTGATAAATAGATGCTATCTAAACTGTATGGCAAATACTGGGGAATTGACGATGCCGGCCTAGGATCTGAGAAAATGTTCAGGGTGTAATCATTTGGCCTGAGTAGTTCGCCCGACTCTAGGGTTCTCCATCGCAATGAGAGTGCCGGCAGATGTGGCCTTTGCAACAATATTTAATGCAAATGGGCAAAAATTCGGAGGATGCCGGCACTCGCCAAGAGGCAACAATCTCAGCTTTCCGCCGGCATCTGCCCATCAAAAATTCAAAAAGGTATAAATTGAAGGAATCAAAACTGGAGACGCTGTTAAAATCCAGTTAACCTCTGTGCTGAAGCTCCATGACATGACCGAAACCGTTTTAGATGTTCGCAACCTGCAAGTCCTGTTTCAAACCGACGAGAAACTGCTCAAAGCCGTTGACGGCATTTCCTTTGAGGTCAAGCGAGGCCAAACCCTAGGGATTGTGGGCGAATCGGGTTCAGGCAAATCCGTGACGTCCCTCGCCGTCATGGGTTTAGTGCCGAGTCCACCGGGCAAAATTGCTGGTGGCGAAATTTGGTTTCGGGGAGTAACACCGGCAGGGGAACTGCAAGAACCCGTGAATCTGCTACAGTTGCCGGCAGAAAAAATGCAGCAGTACAGAGGGGGTCAGCTAGCCACGATCTTCCAAGAACCGATGAGTGCACTCAATCCGGTGTATGACATCGGATTTCAGCTCACAGAAGCAATTCGGCTGCACCAAAATGTCTCGCCGGCACAGGCACGTCGTCTAGCTACTTCCTTGCTGCAAGAAGTGAAACTCCTCCCCAGCGATGAAGAATTGCGCCAGCGTTACCTAGAAACTCGCCAAACCTCCGATGAGCGAGAAATTCAGCAGCACATCAACGAGCAAAAACAAGCCATTCTTAAGCGCTATCCCCACGAACTGTCCGGCGGCCAAATTCAGCGGGTAACGATTGCAATGGCTATTTCCTGCAATCCGACTTTGCTGATTGCCGATGAACCCACGACTGCTTTGGATGTGACGGTACAAGCGACTATCTTGGCGCTGCTGCGGGAGTTACGGGATCAGCGGCAGATGACGATGATGTTTATCACCCACGATTTGAGCGTCATTGCCGAAGTTGCTGATTCGGTGGCAGTGATGTACCGGGGAAAAATTGTCGAGTACGGTTCAGTGTTGGAGATTTTCTCGAACCCGCAGCATCCATACACCAAAGGGTTGCTGGCTTGCCGGCCCCAGTTAAACAGGCGATTGCGTTATCTACCGACGGTTTCTGACTTTATGGAAATTGTCACCACCGGCAGCGGCGAAGTTGAGATTCGAGAAAAGACTCAAGGGAATGGAGGAGTTGGGACAGCGCTTCCCTACTTACCGGGTGAACAGAACCGTGCCGGTAGCGTCCCTGTACCCCCTAGCGGTGCGCCGGTGCCATTTACAAACACGGCTCCCCTGCTTGATATGGGCACAGAAGAAGCGCCGGTTATGGGCACTAGCTATGAGATTGCCTCCAATTCTGAGGTAGTGCCGGTGGAGGTGAGTGAGGCGGAAATGGATCAACGGCTGGCAAAATTGCAGCAGCAAGCCCCCCTCGTCAGCATCCGCGAGCTTCAAGTTGGCTTCCCGGTCAGGGGGATGTTCGGCCAAACTAAGCGCTATATGATGGCTGTGAATGGGGTTTCCTTTGATGTTTATCCTGGTGAAACGCTTGGTTTGGTGGGTGAGTCGGGTTGCGGCAAAACCACTTTGGCAAGAACCTTATTGCGGCTGATCGAACCGATGAGCGGTCAGATGATGTTTGAAGGGCAAGATATTACCGGCCTTCAGGGGAACGCGCTGCGCCGGCTGCGTCGGGAAATGCAAATTATTTTCCAAGATCCGTTTAGTTCTCTCAACCCGCGTATGAATATTGGCGACGCGGTGATGGAACCGTTAAAGATTCACTCTGCGGAGAAAAATGCTCGGCAGCAGCGGGAACGCGCTGCCTATTTGTTAGAACGGGTGGGTTTGAATCCGGGGTTAATGAAGCGCTATCCCCATGAATTTTCTGGGGGACAACGGCAAAGAATTTCTATCGCTCGCGCTTTGGCTTTAAACCCTAAGTTTATTGTTTGTGATGAATCGGTTTCGGCTCTGGATGTGTCGGTGCAGGCGCAAGTGCTGAATTTGTTAAAAGAGCTGCAGGGTGAGTTTGGCCTGACTTACATCTTTATTTCTCACGATTTAAGTGTGGTTAAGTTTATGAGTGATCGAATTGTCGTGATGAATAAAGGGAAAATTGAAGAAGTTGGCTCTTCTGAGCGACTTTACCGCGAACCGAAACAGGCTTATACACGCCAGCTAATTGCCTCGATTCCCACCGGCACCCTTGAGCGAATTCAGCAGCAGCAAGCGGCACGGGAAGAATTAAGAGTTAAGTGAAGGAATATTGTGAAGTAAGTTGGGTTTTCTGCCTCAACCCAACCTACTTTCTCTAGCATTGAAAATTAGCAATTATTCTCTTAATTTTCTTGGCTAACCGCCTTTCTGGGTTCGCGTGTTGCTAATAAAGCTCTCCACGCAAATACGGGTAAAACTAACATCCGCCGCCAGCGCCAAGGTTCTTGATAGAGCCGATAGAGCCATTCTAAGTGAAGATTTTGCATCCAAACCGGCGCACGAGTTTTGATGGCGGCCCAAATATCGAAGCTGCCACCGACGCCGATCCAGGTTGCTTGGGGACACAGGTGCCGGTTTTGGGCGATCCAAAATTCCTGACGCGGCACGCCTAAACCGACTAAAATTAAACGCGGCTGGAGCTGTTGCAGCGTTTGACACAGTTGTTGCTGTTCCTCTGGGGACATATAACCATGTTGCACTCCCACCAGGTTTAAGCCGGGAACTTGCCGGTGCCATAACTCGGCTGCTGTCTCAGCCACTCCCGGTGCACCGCCAAAGAAAAACACGGGACACTCATTTCCCATTTCTCCTGCCTGTCGCACCAGAGAATCTGCTAGTTCAATTCCCGGACAGCGCTGTACGGGTTGGCCTTTCAGCCGCGAGTAAAGCACAATGCCGGCACCATCTGGAATCACGAGTTCCGCTTGATGAATCACATTTGCCAAGGCTGCATTCTCGGTTGCCTGGATGGTCATTTCCGCATTCAGCGTCACTACATGACATCCTAGCCCTTGATGCAAACGCGACATCAACCAGTCTGGATAGTTATCTAGCAAATGAACCGGCAGTCCTAGTACCGAAAGTTGTTTTGGCACTTCTGACATTATCCACTCTCTCACAACCACACCTCATCAACCTATTATCTCGAAGGACGGGCTTTTAGCAAGGGGCGTCAGCGATTATTGATGCTTTGCTCTCTTGCGAATTGCCTTTTTGCAATTGCTCTGTGCCATTCTCTACACCCCATTTGTTTACAATTGGTTTGATAGAGCCATCTGATGATTTCACCGGCACGACTTCGACTTTGCCACTACTCCTGACTTTAAACCGGATACTTTTGAGGACTGTAATTGTTTTTGCCGGCACTGATTAAGCATATTAATGCTTAATGTCTGTTCAAAGTGAACGATTAAAAGATTTTTTTGCCAAGTCTTTAAAGAAGTCGCTTTTAACATTAAACTTTTCTTAATCTTATTTCTATTTTCTCCAAAATCAGTTAAAGATAAGAAAGGCATGAGTCGGCTTTTGATGAAGATTTGGATAAACAACGGGCTAGCGCCGGCAGCCAGTCGTTTTTCATCTGTTCCAATGCCGGTGAGGCAAGAAAGGGATTTAGGAGAAAATTCAACGCTACCCCTTAGCCGAAACTCCGACAACTTTTTTTGCTGACAACGTTTACACACAAGAAATCCTCAAAGCTAAAGCCCCAGAGAATATCTTGTAAGCGTGTTCCCCAATTAGTGATCAATCAGTTCAAGCTGAGTGCGTTAAAGTCCGGAAATTGCCGGTGAATACTATGTCAAAAACAGCAACCCAACTGCAAGCCCGTCTCGATGATTACTACCAGCAAATTACGACAGTGATCGTCGCCCGTCAGAATCCTATCACCGGCTTGTTGCCGGCTTCCACAGCAATTAATGCTCATGGCGACTATACCGACGCCTGGGTGAGAGATAACGTTTACAGCATTTTAGCAGTTTGGGGATTAGCGCTGGCTTACCGCAAAATCGATGATTATTCCGGACGCAGTTTTGAACTCGAACACAGCGTTGTCAAACTCATGCGTGGATTGCTGTTTTGTATGATGCGGCAATCTGACAAAGTGGAGCGTTTTAAAGAAACACAATCTCTCTTAGATTGCTTGCACGCCAAATATAACACCGGCACGGGCGATGTTGTGGTGGGGGATCGAGAGTGGGGGCATTTGCAAGTAGATGCAACCTCACTCTTTTTATTAATGCTGGCTCAAATGACCGCTTCTGGGTTGCACATCATCTATAGTATTGATGAAGTTAATTTTATTCAAAATTTAGTTTATTACATTGGCAGAGCTTACCGGACGCCCGATTATGGAATTTGGGAACGGGGCAACAAAATAAATGTTGGCAATCCCGAATTAAATGCTAGTTCAATTGGCATGGCAAAAGCCGCCTTGGAAGCGATTAATGGTCTAAATCTTTTTGGGGTACGCGGTTCTCAAGCATCGGTGATTCATGTGCTGCCAGATGAAATTGCGCGGGCGCGGATGACCTTGGAATCGTTGTTGCCGAGGGAATCACTGTCAAAAGAAATTGATGCAGCTTTGTTAAGCATTATTAGTTTTCCTGCGTTTGCCGTAGAAAACCTTGATTTAATGAATCGCACGCGCACGGATATTATTAACAAGCTTCAGGGAAAATACGGTTGCAAACGCTTTCTGCGAGATGGGCATCAAACGGTTTTGGAAGATACGAAACGCTTGCATTATGAACCGTGGGAATTGAAACAATTTGAGCATATTGAAAGCGAGTGGCCGTTATTTTTTACCTACCTATTTTTAGATGGCTTATGTCGGGGAGATAGGGAGCAAACCAAGGAATATAAGGAACGTTTAGAATCTTTATTGGTGGAACGGGAAGGATTGCGACTGTTGCCAGAGTTGTATTATGTCCCGGCGGAAAAGGTGGAAGCAGAAAGGCAAAATCCTCAGAGCCAAACGCGCTTGCCGAATGAAAATCTTCCCTTGGTTTGGGCGCAGTCTTTGTTCATGTTAGGACAATTGTTAGATGAGGGATTAATTGCAGTCGGAGATATCGATCCCTTGGGGCGTCATTTATGTGTAGGAAAATACCGGCAGCCCATTGTGCAAATTGCTTTATTAGCAGAAAATGACGAGTTACGAGACAAATTAGCAACGCATGGGATTGCCACCCAAACACCGAAACAAGTAGGACCCATTCAGGTTCGTCAATCCACAGAACTTTCAGCCGCTTACACTCAAATCGGGCGCAATGATAAACTTAATCTTACTGGCAGACCTGTGCGCCGGCTGCGAAGTTTGACAACTTCAAGAGTATTTCGCATTAAAGGAGAAACGATTGCTTTTCTGCCGGCATTCTTAGATTTACAGCAGTTTTATATTACCCTAGATTATCACTTTTTAGTGGCTCAAATAAAAAGTGAACTGGCTTATGTTTATCGACACTGGTATCAGTTAGGGCGACCCTTAATGACTTTATTATTAACGGAAGCTATGCTGGAATCTGGGACGACAGCACTGCTGGAACTCATGCAGGAACTTCAAGGAGGCGAGTGTAATGGGGTGCCGGTGAGGTTAGGGCAGTTAAATCAACTCTTGCTGACAGCCGGAACGGAGAGAATTGATTTTCTACATAATTTTGATTTTACCCAATCACCTGTGAAAGATGCAGCGCCAAGCTGTTATTATTTAGCCTATCAACCGGGGAAAAATTGGCCGTTAAACCATACCCAAGAATTCACATTAGAAACGGAGACCAATTTAAGCTTATTGCTGAAAAGTTTGCGCGAATCTGAAAACTTATACGAACAAATTGAGTTATTGCACACCCTGAATCGCCGAGAAGGATTAGACTTTGATACCGGCTTTGGAGGGCCAAATGATCGGGTAACTGTGGCAGATTTACTCAATGAAGTGTATTCCAAAGCCAGTCAAGGTTCGCAATCTGAAATCGCTTGGGCGGTGGTACGTCGGGCTGCCGGCTTGTTGAATAAGGTTGATATTAGTTTATCCGATTCAGTCACAGATATTTTAGTGCGACAGAAACAAATTGCGGTAGGTAAAGCTTACAGTGAAGCCTCCTTAATGACTCGTCCAAAGCCGCACACGGAAATTATCGATAAAATTTCCCAATTCTGTCGAGAAGATATTCGAGATCGCGTTCTCACTCAGGAAATTCTGATTTACTTGGGAATTTTAATTAAGTCGGAACCTGAATTATTTGATGGGTTACTGACGCTGCGCGTAGGATATTTTATCTTGTTGCTGACAAGCGAACTGGCGCAAGAATTAAGAGTGACTCAAGATGAAGCTTATGAGCGATTAATGCAATTAAGTCCGTTTGAAGTGAAGATGCGGCTGCGGCAGGTTTTGGCTGGATATGAGGGGATGAACCGGCTATTACAACAGCAAGAATCTTTGCACGTTAAACAGCAAGAGCAAGAAATTGAATGGGTGGTGATGCCGGCAGATAATGACACCCAATTAGCAGCCGGCAACTGGCACCGGCAGCGACAGATGGACGGTTCACGGGGTCGCGTTCCCGAAGACTTTTTCAAACGAATTTGGATTTTAATGAAGCACTGCAAAGGCTTGGTTATTGGGGATAAATTAGAGCGACGCAATCGCTTAGATAGCGAATTAATTCTTTCGGAAATGACACCTGGGGAAAAGAATTTTGCCCTTAAAGTCGAGCATTTACTAAATAAAATCGAAGCACCAGAATATCGGCAAGCGAATATTGAGACCCTGATGGAATTGGCAGCAATTGTCGAACGTAACCCGACTTTGCAAATCGAAGAATATATCGTTCTCGATGTTTTAATCGGTCATGCGGTGCGGCAAGCTTGGTTAGACAGCTTTCCAGAGAAGGCGGATCGATATGATGAGGATAAGGCATCGGCTTGGCGGGCTTTTTATAACACGTCCCCAACTGAATGTGCCGGCAGTATTGTTAAAGCATTCCGCTTCTTAACGCGATTTGGAGGGGGAATTGCCGGTTAGCCGAATTAGTTAAATTTATAGGGAATGGGCAAAGTTACGACTGCTCCATTCCCTGTAATTAATCGTTTTATTTTTGCGAATAGGTATTAAGAAATGAGTTCACCCGCACCTAGGCAAAATTGTATTGATAAAAGCTTGTAATTCAGGGTATATATACTTGAGAGGAATTATTGAATTACTTGCGCCGGCGCAACAAACCTAGCAACCCACCTAACGAAAGCAAACCAAGCGCTGTGGAAGGTTCAGGCACTTTGGCCGAGTTACTATAAATATCCTCATACATGGCTATTGTCAGTAAATCTTCTAATCGTTCTGACTCTGCCATATCCGCAGCCATTAAAGTATTAGTAGTGGAAGTAGTTGCCGGCAATCCGGCAGTCGTAATTCCTGACGATACCAATCCCTGATTCATCACATTTTGGATCCAATGATTAAAAGATGAAACGCGAGTTGCCAGGGAGTAATCGTTATA encodes the following:
- a CDS encoding ABC transporter ATP-binding protein; the encoded protein is MTETVLDVRNLQVLFQTDEKLLKAVDGISFEVKRGQTLGIVGESGSGKSVTSLAVMGLVPSPPGKIAGGEIWFRGVTPAGELQEPVNLLQLPAEKMQQYRGGQLATIFQEPMSALNPVYDIGFQLTEAIRLHQNVSPAQARRLATSLLQEVKLLPSDEELRQRYLETRQTSDEREIQQHINEQKQAILKRYPHELSGGQIQRVTIAMAISCNPTLLIADEPTTALDVTVQATILALLRELRDQRQMTMMFITHDLSVIAEVADSVAVMYRGKIVEYGSVLEIFSNPQHPYTKGLLACRPQLNRRLRYLPTVSDFMEIVTTGSGEVEIREKTQGNGGVGTALPYLPGEQNRAGSVPVPPSGAPVPFTNTAPLLDMGTEEAPVMGTSYEIASNSEVVPVEVSEAEMDQRLAKLQQQAPLVSIRELQVGFPVRGMFGQTKRYMMAVNGVSFDVYPGETLGLVGESGCGKTTLARTLLRLIEPMSGQMMFEGQDITGLQGNALRRLRREMQIIFQDPFSSLNPRMNIGDAVMEPLKIHSAEKNARQQRERAAYLLERVGLNPGLMKRYPHEFSGGQRQRISIARALALNPKFIVCDESVSALDVSVQAQVLNLLKELQGEFGLTYIFISHDLSVVKFMSDRIVVMNKGKIEEVGSSERLYREPKQAYTRQLIASIPTGTLERIQQQQAAREELRVK
- a CDS encoding WecB/TagA/CpsF family glycosyltransferase; this encodes MSEVPKQLSVLGLPVHLLDNYPDWLMSRLHQGLGCHVVTLNAEMTIQATENAALANVIHQAELVIPDGAGIVLYSRLKGQPVQRCPGIELADSLVRQAGEMGNECPVFFFGGAPGVAETAAELWHRQVPGLNLVGVQHGYMSPEEQQQLCQTLQQLQPRLILVGLGVPRQEFWIAQNRHLCPQATWIGVGGSFDIWAAIKTRAPVWMQNLHLEWLYRLYQEPWRWRRMLVLPVFAWRALLATREPRKAVSQEN
- a CDS encoding glycoside hydrolase family 15 protein is translated as MSKTATQLQARLDDYYQQITTVIVARQNPITGLLPASTAINAHGDYTDAWVRDNVYSILAVWGLALAYRKIDDYSGRSFELEHSVVKLMRGLLFCMMRQSDKVERFKETQSLLDCLHAKYNTGTGDVVVGDREWGHLQVDATSLFLLMLAQMTASGLHIIYSIDEVNFIQNLVYYIGRAYRTPDYGIWERGNKINVGNPELNASSIGMAKAALEAINGLNLFGVRGSQASVIHVLPDEIARARMTLESLLPRESLSKEIDAALLSIISFPAFAVENLDLMNRTRTDIINKLQGKYGCKRFLRDGHQTVLEDTKRLHYEPWELKQFEHIESEWPLFFTYLFLDGLCRGDREQTKEYKERLESLLVEREGLRLLPELYYVPAEKVEAERQNPQSQTRLPNENLPLVWAQSLFMLGQLLDEGLIAVGDIDPLGRHLCVGKYRQPIVQIALLAENDELRDKLATHGIATQTPKQVGPIQVRQSTELSAAYTQIGRNDKLNLTGRPVRRLRSLTTSRVFRIKGETIAFLPAFLDLQQFYITLDYHFLVAQIKSELAYVYRHWYQLGRPLMTLLLTEAMLESGTTALLELMQELQGGECNGVPVRLGQLNQLLLTAGTERIDFLHNFDFTQSPVKDAAPSCYYLAYQPGKNWPLNHTQEFTLETETNLSLLLKSLRESENLYEQIELLHTLNRREGLDFDTGFGGPNDRVTVADLLNEVYSKASQGSQSEIAWAVVRRAAGLLNKVDISLSDSVTDILVRQKQIAVGKAYSEASLMTRPKPHTEIIDKISQFCREDIRDRVLTQEILIYLGILIKSEPELFDGLLTLRVGYFILLLTSELAQELRVTQDEAYERLMQLSPFEVKMRLRQVLAGYEGMNRLLQQQESLHVKQQEQEIEWVVMPADNDTQLAAGNWHRQRQMDGSRGRVPEDFFKRIWILMKHCKGLVIGDKLERRNRLDSELILSEMTPGEKNFALKVEHLLNKIEAPEYRQANIETLMELAAIVERNPTLQIEEYIVLDVLIGHAVRQAWLDSFPEKADRYDEDKASAWRAFYNTSPTECAGSIVKAFRFLTRFGGGIAG